The following coding sequences lie in one Saccopteryx bilineata isolate mSacBil1 chromosome 5, mSacBil1_pri_phased_curated, whole genome shotgun sequence genomic window:
- the LOC136306670 gene encoding serine/arginine-rich splicing factor 7-like — MSRYGRYGGETKVYVGNLGTGAGKRDLERAFSYYGPLRNVWIARNPPGFAFVEFEDPRDAEDAVRGLDGKVICGSRVRVELSTGMSRRSRFDRPPARHPFDPNDRCYECDEKGHYAYDCHYYSQRRSSRSHSRSHSRSRGRRYSRSRSRSRGRRSRSASPRQSRYVSLRRSRSASLRRSRFGSIKGSRSRSGSRSRSRSLSRPRSRDFELQAADLKASNMRVNKFKSLNEDLERLA, encoded by the exons ATGTCGCGTTATGGGCGGTACGGAGGAG AAACCAAGGTGTATGTTGGTAACCTGGGAACTGGTGCTGGCAAACGAGATTTAGAAAGGGCTTTCAGTTATTATGGTCCATTAAGAAATGTGTGGATTGCGAGAAATCCTCCAGGATTTGCCTTTGTGGAATTTGAAGACCCTAGAGATGCAGAAGATGCAGTGCGAGGCCTAGATGGCAA ggTGATTTGTGGTTCCCGAGTAAGGGTTGAACTATCAACAGGCATGTCTCGGAGATCTCGTTTTGATAGACCACCTGCCCGACATCCCTTTGATCCCAATGATAGATGCTATGAGTGTGACGAAAAGGGACATTATGCTTATGATTGTCATTACTATAGTCAGCGAAGAAGCAgcag GTCACACTCTAGATCACATTCGAGATCCAGAGGTAGGCGATACTCTCGCTCACGAAGCAGGAGCAGGGGAAGGAG GTCAAGATCAGCATCTCCTCGACAATCCAGATATGTATCTCTCCGTAGATCACGATCAGCTTCCCTCAGACGATCTAGATTTGGTTCTATAAAAGGATCAAG atCTCGGTCGGGGTCAAGATCAAGATCCAGGTCTCTTTCACGACCGAGAAGCAG agattttgagctacaagctgctgacctgaaggcctcaaacATGAGggtaaataagttcaagtcactgaatgaagatttggaaagacttgcatga
- the LOC136306668 gene encoding tetratricopeptide repeat protein 39B-like: MSLILSKRGHSKEDDFISFTLRKEDNDDEDKFEDAYEIIPAAATMNLKSSLEECTTGLYLFLNNRFSDAINFILPWSKNSIYHALIYGILMVVKAILTFDPQDIEIGMTAVKEALKTCNSFRRKDKMMSFSRVVNKQGIKAVKEEELHAEVCYAECLILKSTITFIQEETVLGFLKSGVNVGLSYQIFKDCQHILARIPNNQSKTYKHLVGGIKFGLGAFNLMLSLVPPKTLKFLNIVGYYGDREVGLTLLYESASGSHINNVLSIFTLLFYYNYICITFGIENGHHSSIEDLFLIYLRKFPKCVILKFFQARFSMLKGKVETAQLTLEECIFIQNEWKQLDHLCYWELMWCCIFVQDWKQAYHYADLLFQHSRWSKAMYLYSKAVLLALFPSGFAKPASEDMNALFLKVDNLRIRFLGNSVPVEKFVAEKGQRYGTTTGWFTAQPILEFVYAWSGFQVMSKRLHLVSCWLSIIDKGEDILRENPNKEYGTDDLSLLNLLKGLCLRYLGKYSTAEQYFNRVIQKEKLLKYDHYLVPYTYYELGILYYLKGDYANAMKNLDNIKNYRDYSMEARLQFRAHIALERIAKKKVI; this comes from the coding sequence ATGTCACTTATTCTAAGTAAAAGAGGCCATAGTAAGGAAGATGACTTTATATCATTTACTTTACGAAAGGAAGACAATGATGATGAGGACAAGTTTGAAGACGCCTATGAAATTATTCCTGCAGCCGCAACAATGAATCTAAAGTCTTCCCTGGAAGAATGCACAACTGGattgtatttatttctaaataacagATTCTCTGATGCAATAAATTTCATCCTTCCATGGTCGAAAAACAGCATATACCATGCTCTAATTTATGGTATCCTTATGGTTGTCAAAGCCATCTTGACTTTTGATCCACAGGATATAGAGATTGGGATGACTGCTGTAAAGGAAGCTTTGAAAACCTGTAACAGTTTCCGAAGAAAAGATAAGATGATGAGTTTTTCTCGTGTAGTGAATAAACAGGGAATAAAGGCTGTTAAAGAAGAGGAgttgcatgcagaagtctgctaTGCTGAATGTTTGATCTTGAAATCCACTATAACATTTATACAAGAGGAGACTGTACTTGGTTTTCTTAAAAGTGGGGTCAACGTTGGGTTAagttaccaaatattcaaagactgTCAACATATATTAGCACGGATACCTAACAACCAAAGCAAAACCTACAAACACCTGGTTGGAGGAATAAAATTTGGACTTGGAGCATTCAATCTGATGTTATCACTTGTGCCACCAAAGACACTTAAATTCCTCAATATTGTTGGCTATTATGGTGATAGAGAGGTAGGCTTGACTTTGCTTTACGAGAGTGCATCTGGATCACATATAAACAATGTCTTAAGTATTTTCACTCTACTCTTCTATTACAATTATATCTGTATTACTTTTGGGATTGAAAATGGTCATCATTCTTCTATAGAAGACCTCTTCCTAATCTATCTCCGGAAATTTCCCAAGTGTGTCATACTTAAATTTTTCCAAGCACGTTTCAGTATGCTGAAAGGAAAAGTTGAAACTGCACAGTTAACATTAGAAGAGTGCATTTTTATTCAGAATGAATGGAAGCAGCTTGATCACCTCTGTTACTGGGAGCTCATGTGGTGCTGCATCTTTGTGCAGGATTGGAAGCAGGCTTACCACTATGCTGACCTGCTATTTCAACACAGCAGGTGGTCCAAGGCCATGTATTTATACAGTAAAGCTGTTCTGTTGGCCTTGTTTCCTTCTGGATTTGCTAAACCAGCAAGCGAGGACATGAACGCTCTCTTCTTAAAAGTGGATAACCTGAGAATCAGATTTTTAGGAAACTCTGTGCCAGTAGAAAAGTTTGTTGCCGAGAAGGGTCAGCGCTATGGTACTACTACAGGCTGGTTTACAGCACAGCCCATTCTGGAATTCGTTTATGCCTGGAGTGGTTTCCAAGTCATGAGCAAAAGACTACATCTTGTTTCATGCTGGCTTTCAATAATTGACAAAGGAGAAGACATTTTGCGAGAAAATCCAAATAAAGAGTATGGCACAGATGACTTAAGTTTGCTAAATTTACTGAAAGGTCTATGTCTGAGATACTTAGGCAAATATTCAACAGCTGAGCAGTACTTTAATCGTGtcattcaaaaggagaaattgtTAAAATATGATCACTATTTGGTGCCATATACTTACTATGAACTGGGAATTCTATACTATCTGAAAGGAGATTATGCCAATGCAATGAAAAACCTTGACAACATAAAAAACTACAGAGACTATTCCATGGAAGCCCGATTACAGTTTAGGGCTCACATAGCTCTTGAACgaatagctaaaaaaaaagtgatttag